The following are encoded together in the Buteo buteo chromosome 2, bButBut1.hap1.1, whole genome shotgun sequence genome:
- the CXCR6 gene encoding C-X-C chemokine receptor type 6 codes for MATTDTANFYYNFSIIDPNENGSENFHTFTRVFLPCMYSAVFILGLAGNALVFVILAFYEKQKMLTDIFLLNLAIADWVFLWTLPFWAYSAAQEWTFGTVACRIIRGLYTLNLYTSMLTLTSITFDRLIAITFATKARMCQTKRMTWGKLICVLIWVISLAFAAPQFIFSEVFSIDKTICQEEYPNHHTEMVLEVIQVTLGYFIPMLAMIICYSLIIKTLLHARSFQKNKSLKKIFSVVAIFILTQSPYTFLRLIKIIDWSFNLNSSFEYAIIITEALAYFHSCLNPVLYFFMGVKFRRNLQKIIKNSRCVKRQVMAKQWQTTEECGSKTFTASNNADATSMYQL; via the coding sequence ATGGCAACTACAGATACTGCCAACTTTTATTATAACTTCTCCATCATTGATCCCAACGAAAATGGAAGTGAGAATTTTCACACATTTACAAGAGTCTTCCTGCCCTGTATGTATTCGGCTGTTTTCATCCTTGGGCTAGCAGGAAATGCACTTGTCTTTGTAATACTAGCTTTCTATGAGAAACAGAAGATGCTGACAGATATATTTTTGCTGAACTTGGCTATAGCTGACTGGGTCTTCCTTTGGACGCTGCCATTCTGGGCATATTCTGCTGCTCAGGAGTGGACTTTTGGCACCGTGGCATGTCGTATTATACGAGGCTTGTATACTCTGAACTTGTACACTTCAATGCTAACTCTAACGTCTATCACCTTTGACCGGCTTATTGCTATTACTTTTGCGACCAAAGCACGTATGTGTCAAACCAAACGAATGACATGGGGCAAATTAATCTGTGTCTTGATCTGGGTGATCTCACTAGCATTTGCTGCACcacagtttatttttagtgaGGTGTTTAGTATTGATAAGACAATATGCCAGGAAGAATACCCAAACCATCACACCGAAATGGTTCTTGAAGTGATCCAAGTGACCCTTGGCTATTTTATTCCCATGCTAGCCATGATCATCTGCTACTCACTAATTATTAAAACCTTACTGCATGCCAGGagttttcaaaagaacaaatctctaaagaaaatattttctgtagttGCCATATTTATTCTTACTCAGTCACCCTACACTTTCTTGAGACTGATAAAGATCATAGACTGGAGCTTTAACCTGAACAGCAGCTTTGAATATGCAATCATTATAACAGAAGCTCTTGCTTATTTCCACAGCTGTCTTAATcctgttctgtatttcttcatggGGGTGAAATTCAGGAGAaacttacagaaaattattaaaaattcaagATGCGTCAAACGGCAAGTTATGGCTAAACAGTGGCAAACCACTGAAGAATGCGGCTCTAAAACTTTTACTGCCTCCAATAATGCAGATGCAACA